One window from the genome of Desulforamulus ruminis DSM 2154 encodes:
- a CDS encoding TCP-1/cpn60 chaperonin family protein, whose translation MSLKQQASQGAEVNEKLAALMTNSNAVRAIASAVEGTLGPKGLDTMLVDKFGEVVITNDGVTILTMMEANHPAARMVINIARAQQEEIGDGTTTATVMAGSLVGAGVEQVAKGVPVARVIEGFRAGIRRALEAIGEHSLPLEDLNHPQVRQVALVAGREHQDIADLVVEAARLIGREKLLDPNFKLSDTVVSEEGAANQVFMGVIINKETMNRQMPGVLEQVKIMVIDDALEPEEIEDEALGTEAGFARYLELQAEFRANIQKIIDLGTGLVLVDRGVHDTAEELLTDAGVMVVQRVLNKELQRAAEHTGARAIKRTGLKKSPQELEKYLGQAGKVIQDDRLEQVWVLAGEGKPMATILVGAATEEVVGERARIAKDAASSIQAAVKGGIVPGGGALELAVSREVEKVRESIRGMAAYGVDCVVEALRRPMAQIIANAGFNPLEKIGDALAAQAEQNKISLAVDCDTGEIVDMLEAGVLDPALVKLHALRAAGEIAEAILRIDTIIKMKDYKQPSGEGFEQ comes from the coding sequence TTGAGTCTCAAACAGCAGGCCAGTCAGGGCGCTGAAGTGAATGAGAAATTAGCGGCGCTGATGACAAATTCCAATGCGGTTCGGGCCATTGCCTCAGCCGTTGAGGGGACCCTGGGGCCAAAGGGTCTGGACACCATGCTGGTAGATAAATTTGGTGAGGTGGTTATTACCAATGACGGTGTGACCATCCTCACCATGATGGAAGCAAACCATCCTGCCGCCCGGATGGTGATTAATATTGCCCGGGCTCAGCAGGAAGAAATCGGCGACGGTACCACCACCGCCACCGTCATGGCCGGGTCCCTGGTGGGAGCCGGGGTGGAGCAGGTGGCCAAGGGAGTCCCGGTGGCCCGGGTGATTGAAGGTTTCAGGGCCGGTATCCGACGGGCCCTTGAGGCCATCGGGGAACACAGCCTGCCTCTGGAGGACTTAAATCATCCCCAGGTGCGCCAGGTGGCGCTGGTGGCCGGCAGGGAACATCAGGATATTGCCGATCTGGTGGTGGAGGCAGCCCGGTTAATTGGCCGGGAGAAACTACTGGACCCCAACTTTAAGCTCTCGGATACGGTGGTTTCCGAAGAAGGGGCTGCCAATCAGGTGTTTATGGGGGTCATTATTAATAAGGAGACCATGAATAGACAAATGCCCGGGGTGCTGGAGCAGGTTAAAATTATGGTCATTGACGATGCCCTGGAACCGGAAGAGATTGAAGATGAAGCCCTGGGGACCGAGGCGGGTTTTGCCCGCTACCTGGAACTGCAGGCGGAGTTCCGGGCGAACATACAAAAGATCATTGACCTGGGAACCGGACTGGTTCTAGTGGACCGGGGCGTTCACGATACGGCGGAGGAACTGCTGACCGATGCAGGCGTTATGGTGGTCCAACGAGTATTGAACAAGGAACTTCAGCGGGCGGCGGAGCATACCGGAGCCCGGGCCATCAAGCGTACCGGATTAAAGAAAAGCCCGCAGGAATTAGAAAAATACCTGGGCCAGGCCGGAAAAGTCATACAGGATGATCGACTGGAGCAGGTTTGGGTTTTAGCCGGGGAAGGAAAACCCATGGCCACTATTCTGGTGGGAGCAGCCACCGAAGAAGTGGTGGGGGAGCGGGCCCGGATTGCTAAAGATGCTGCCAGTTCCATTCAAGCCGCCGTTAAAGGCGGTATTGTACCCGGAGGAGGCGCCCTGGAACTGGCTGTTTCCCGGGAGGTGGAGAAAGTCCGGGAAAGTATCCGGGGGATGGCTGCCTACGGAGTGGACTGTGTGGTGGAGGCCCTGCGCCGCCCCATGGCGCAGATTATTGCCAACGCCGGTTTTAATCCCCTGGAAAAAATCGGGGATGCCTTAGCGGCCCAGGCCGAGCAAAATAAAATTTCCCTGGCGGTAGATTGTGATACCGGGGAAATCGTGGATATGCTGGAAGCGGGTGTGCTGGACCCGGCATTGGTTAAGCTTCATGCCCTGCGGGCTGCCGGGGAGATTGCCGAGGCCATTTTGCGGATAGACACCATTATAAAAATGAAAGACTATAAACAACCTTCCGGAGAAGGTTTTGAACAATGA
- the dnaJ gene encoding molecular chaperone DnaJ, with protein MAKRDYYEVLGVSRDASADEIKKAYRKLARQFHPDANKEDKETAEARFKEIAEAYAVLNDPDKRAAYDQFGHAAADGQGFNGFGGFGGADFGGLGDIFEMFFGGMGGRQRGGPQKGGDLRVNMEISFKEAAFGVERDIQVPRTEICDTCGGSGAAPGSSSKTCGTCHGTGQVQYAQTTPFGRIVQSRTCESCRGAGKVIERPCPTCRGGGQVRKSKTIHVKIPAGVDDGSRLRLSGEGEAGLRGGPPGDLYVYIVVRPHKSFIRDGNDVIYDMNISFAQAALGDVVEVPTLDGTASLKIPEGTQTGTIFRIRGKGIPYLNGSGRGDQHVRVKIVTPTRLTDKQKELLQEFAKIGGGESPQGGSKNIFEKVKDALRG; from the coding sequence ATGGCTAAGCGCGACTATTATGAGGTGCTGGGGGTCTCCCGGGATGCCTCGGCGGACGAAATAAAGAAAGCCTACCGGAAACTGGCCCGCCAGTTCCACCCGGATGCCAATAAAGAAGATAAGGAGACCGCGGAAGCCCGGTTTAAAGAAATTGCTGAAGCCTATGCTGTATTAAACGACCCTGATAAAAGAGCAGCCTATGATCAGTTTGGTCATGCGGCGGCCGACGGCCAGGGTTTTAACGGTTTCGGCGGCTTTGGCGGGGCGGATTTCGGCGGACTCGGGGATATTTTTGAAATGTTCTTTGGCGGTATGGGCGGACGTCAACGGGGCGGCCCCCAAAAGGGCGGCGACCTGCGGGTAAATATGGAAATCTCCTTTAAGGAAGCGGCTTTCGGCGTGGAGCGGGATATCCAGGTACCCCGGACGGAAATCTGCGATACTTGCGGCGGCAGCGGGGCGGCGCCGGGCAGCAGCTCGAAAACCTGCGGCACCTGCCATGGAACGGGACAGGTGCAGTATGCTCAGACAACCCCCTTTGGCCGAATTGTTCAAAGCCGTACCTGTGAAAGCTGCCGGGGAGCCGGTAAAGTGATTGAAAGACCCTGTCCCACCTGCCGGGGTGGAGGTCAAGTCAGAAAATCCAAGACCATCCACGTGAAAATTCCCGCCGGGGTGGACGACGGCTCCCGGCTGCGCCTGAGCGGTGAAGGAGAGGCCGGTCTGAGAGGAGGCCCCCCGGGGGACCTTTACGTGTATATTGTGGTGCGTCCGCACAAATCCTTTATAAGGGACGGCAACGATGTTATTTATGATATGAACATTAGTTTTGCCCAGGCAGCCTTGGGGGATGTGGTGGAGGTGCCCACTTTGGATGGTACGGCCAGTCTGAAAATACCTGAAGGAACCCAAACCGGCACGATCTTCCGTATTAGGGGTAAAGGAATTCCTTACTTAAATGGAAGCGGTCGTGGGGATCAGCACGTCCGGGTGAAAATTGTGACACCAACCCGGTTAACTGACAAACAGAAGGAACTGCTGCAGGAGTTTGCCAAGATCGGCGGCGGCGAAAGCCCTCAGGGAGGATCTAAAAATATTTTTGAGAAAGTAAAGGATGCGCTGAGGGGCTAG
- the rpsU gene encoding 30S ribosomal protein S21, with protein sequence MAEVKVGKNETLDSALRRFKRTCQKAGVLAEARKHEHYEKPSVKRKKKSEAARKRKSFK encoded by the coding sequence GTGGCGGAAGTTAAAGTAGGCAAAAACGAGACACTGGACAGTGCCCTCCGGCGCTTTAAGCGGACCTGCCAAAAGGCTGGCGTTTTGGCTGAGGCACGCAAACACGAACATTATGAAAAACCCAGTGTAAAAAGAAAGAAAAAGTCCGAGGCTGCCCGTAAGCGTAAAAGTTTTAAATAA
- the prmA gene encoding 50S ribosomal protein L11 methyltransferase yields MNWLEITVHVSHEGIDMVSNIFDEMGAGGVVIEDPALISKYIAANIWDHYEFSPEVLNRPLPLVKAYFPQGPGLEDRLVILQDRLAGLDLPELPRVETKAVADEDWATSWMAYYKPMEIGHRLAVKPSWEEYTPPAGRILLELDPGMAFGCGNHPTTTMCMEYLEKIIQGGEVVADVGTGTGILAITSAKLGASRVSAVDLDEVAVKVAAENVQLNQVADRVEVLQGNLLDKVKPPVDVLIANIVANVILMLAPAVPEILKPGGYFITSGIIRFRAEEVREKLQQAGFAVLEKKEDGEWISYLCVLEG; encoded by the coding sequence ATGAACTGGCTTGAAATCACGGTCCATGTTTCCCATGAGGGAATTGACATGGTCAGCAACATTTTTGATGAAATGGGAGCCGGCGGGGTTGTCATTGAGGACCCCGCTTTAATTTCCAAGTATATTGCCGCCAACATCTGGGACCATTACGAATTTTCCCCGGAGGTGCTGAACCGGCCGCTGCCGCTGGTAAAGGCTTACTTCCCCCAGGGCCCGGGACTGGAAGACCGTTTGGTTATCCTGCAGGACCGTCTGGCCGGTTTAGACCTGCCGGAACTCCCCAGGGTTGAAACAAAGGCGGTAGCTGACGAGGACTGGGCCACCTCCTGGATGGCCTATTATAAGCCGATGGAGATTGGCCACCGGTTGGCTGTGAAGCCCAGTTGGGAAGAGTACACGCCGCCGGCCGGCCGGATCCTTCTGGAACTGGACCCCGGCATGGCCTTTGGCTGCGGCAATCACCCCACCACCACCATGTGCATGGAATACCTGGAAAAGATCATCCAGGGCGGCGAGGTGGTGGCGGATGTAGGCACCGGTACCGGTATTCTGGCCATTACGTCGGCCAAGCTGGGGGCTTCCAGGGTGTCTGCCGTGGACCTGGATGAGGTGGCGGTCAAGGTTGCCGCTGAAAACGTGCAGTTAAATCAGGTTGCAGACAGGGTGGAAGTTTTGCAGGGAAATCTGCTGGATAAGGTAAAACCGCCGGTGGATGTGCTGATTGCCAATATTGTGGCCAATGTGATCCTGATGCTGGCCCCTGCCGTGCCGGAGATATTGAAGCCCGGAGGTTACTTTATTACTTCCGGCATTATCCGCTTCCGGGCGGAGGAAGTCCGGGAGAAGCTGCAGCAGGCCGGTTTTGCCGTACTGGAAAAAAAGGAAGACGGAGAATGGATTTCTTACCTGTGCGTCCTGGAGGGATAA
- the dnaK gene encoding molecular chaperone DnaK — translation MGKVIGIDLGTTNSCVAVMEGGEAVVIPNAEGARTTPSVVGFSKTGERLVGQVAKRQAVSNPDRTILSIKRHMGTNHKVNIDGKDYTPQEISAMVLGKLKADAEAYLGDKVTQAVITVPAYFSDAQRQATKDAGKIAGLEVLRIINEPTAAALAYGLDKEEDQTILVFDLGGGTFDVSILELGDGVFEVKATSGNNRLGGDDFDQRVMDYLAAEFKKETGIDLTKDKMAMQRLKEAAEKAKIELSGVVTSNINLPFISVGADGPVHMDINLTRAKFDELTADLVEKTMGPTRQAMSDAGFEPKDINKVLMVGGSTRIPAVQEAIRKFLGKEPHKGINPDECVAIGAAIQAGVLAGEVKDVLLLDVTPLSLGIETLGGVFTRLIERNTTIPSSKSQIFSTAADNQTTVEIHVLQGERPMAANNKTLGRFQLTGIPPAPRGVPQIEVKFDIDVNGIVSVSAKDMGTGKAQSISITASGALSDEDIKAMVNDAEKYAEEDKKRQEAVEVRNQADSMIYQAEKTIKDLGDKADKDKVEALQKAIEELRTAVNSNDTDQMKNKLEEVTKPLYELTSAMYQQNAQQEAQGGCAGGDCGASPEQDNVVDADYEVKDEKKNDNK, via the coding sequence ATGGGAAAAGTAATTGGTATTGATTTGGGAACCACCAACTCCTGCGTTGCAGTGATGGAAGGCGGCGAGGCCGTTGTCATTCCCAACGCGGAAGGAGCCCGCACCACACCTTCGGTTGTTGGCTTTTCCAAAACCGGCGAGCGTCTGGTGGGGCAGGTAGCAAAACGTCAGGCTGTCAGTAATCCTGACCGGACCATTCTATCCATTAAACGTCATATGGGAACCAATCATAAGGTAAATATCGACGGCAAAGACTACACCCCTCAGGAAATTTCAGCCATGGTCTTAGGGAAGCTGAAGGCCGATGCAGAAGCTTATTTGGGCGACAAAGTCACCCAGGCGGTGATTACCGTACCGGCTTATTTCAGTGACGCCCAGCGTCAGGCTACCAAAGACGCCGGTAAAATTGCCGGGTTGGAAGTACTGCGCATTATCAACGAACCCACCGCCGCCGCCCTGGCCTATGGCTTAGATAAGGAAGAGGATCAAACCATTTTGGTTTTTGACCTGGGCGGAGGCACCTTTGACGTATCCATTCTGGAACTGGGCGACGGCGTCTTTGAGGTAAAAGCCACCAGCGGCAACAATCGCCTGGGTGGGGATGATTTCGATCAGCGGGTGATGGATTATTTGGCCGCTGAATTTAAAAAGGAAACCGGCATTGATTTAACCAAAGATAAAATGGCCATGCAGCGTTTGAAAGAAGCGGCGGAAAAAGCGAAGATCGAACTTTCCGGCGTAGTGACTTCCAATATTAATTTGCCCTTTATTTCCGTGGGAGCGGATGGTCCGGTACACATGGACATCAACCTGACCCGGGCCAAATTCGATGAACTAACCGCCGATCTGGTGGAAAAAACCATGGGACCCACCCGTCAGGCCATGAGTGACGCCGGATTCGAACCGAAAGACATTAACAAAGTGCTGATGGTGGGTGGCTCCACTCGTATTCCTGCGGTTCAAGAAGCCATTCGCAAATTTTTAGGCAAGGAACCCCATAAAGGCATTAACCCTGACGAATGCGTGGCCATCGGGGCTGCCATCCAGGCCGGCGTTCTGGCGGGTGAAGTGAAGGACGTACTGCTGCTGGATGTAACGCCCCTGTCCCTGGGCATTGAAACCCTGGGAGGCGTGTTTACCCGCTTAATTGAGCGCAACACCACCATTCCCAGTTCCAAGAGCCAAATCTTCTCCACTGCCGCCGATAACCAGACGACGGTAGAGATTCATGTGCTGCAGGGTGAACGGCCCATGGCTGCCAATAACAAAACCCTGGGCCGGTTCCAGCTTACCGGTATTCCCCCGGCACCCCGGGGTGTGCCGCAAATCGAAGTTAAGTTTGATATTGACGTAAACGGCATTGTTTCGGTGTCGGCCAAGGATATGGGGACCGGCAAGGCCCAAAGCATCTCCATTACCGCCAGCGGCGCCCTTTCGGATGAAGACATCAAGGCCATGGTCAATGATGCGGAAAAATATGCCGAAGAGGATAAAAAGCGTCAGGAAGCGGTAGAAGTCAGAAACCAGGCGGACAGTATGATTTATCAGGCTGAAAAGACCATCAAAGACCTGGGGGATAAAGCCGATAAAGATAAGGTGGAAGCTTTACAGAAGGCCATTGAGGAACTGCGGACTGCCGTTAACAGTAACGACACCGATCAAATGAAAAATAAATTAGAAGAAGTGACCAAACCCCTCTACGAATTGACCTCTGCTATGTATCAGCAAAATGCCCAGCAGGAAGCCCAGGGCGGTTGCGCCGGGGGAGACTGCGGGGCCAGCCCGGAGCAGGATAACGTAGTGGATGCGGATTATGAAGTAAAAGACGAGAAAAAGAACGACAACAAGTAA
- a CDS encoding 16S rRNA (uracil(1498)-N(3))-methyltransferase, with translation MARFFVEPRQIKEDTAVVYGPDVKHISKVLRMDVGEILTLLDGSGTLYRAEISEISKEEIRCRILQREQSSSEPRLKVTLVQGLPKGDKMETIIQKCTELGIDQIIPLAAERSVVKLDAKKSAERQERWQRVAMEAAKQCRRSAVPRIHKLCRWEELAEKIPLGARGLIPWEDEKKQSLKQVLEGMEHPGEVYILIGPEGGLEVQEVARACAQGFRPVTLGPRILRTETAGPAVLTMVLYHFGELG, from the coding sequence ATGGCCCGTTTCTTTGTAGAGCCCCGGCAAATTAAAGAAGATACCGCCGTGGTATACGGACCGGATGTAAAACATATCAGCAAGGTGTTACGCATGGACGTGGGAGAAATCCTTACCCTGCTGGATGGCTCCGGTACCCTATACCGGGCTGAAATAAGCGAAATAAGTAAAGAGGAAATCCGCTGCCGCATACTGCAACGGGAACAATCCAGCTCGGAACCCCGGCTGAAGGTAACCCTGGTACAGGGATTACCCAAGGGGGACAAAATGGAAACCATCATCCAAAAATGCACCGAACTGGGGATTGATCAAATTATCCCTTTGGCTGCGGAGCGTTCGGTGGTAAAATTGGATGCCAAGAAGTCGGCGGAACGGCAGGAACGGTGGCAGAGGGTGGCCATGGAAGCGGCCAAACAATGCCGCAGATCGGCCGTTCCCAGAATACATAAGCTTTGCCGGTGGGAGGAATTAGCGGAGAAAATCCCACTGGGCGCCCGGGGACTGATCCCCTGGGAAGATGAAAAAAAGCAGTCCTTAAAGCAAGTTCTGGAGGGTATGGAGCATCCCGGAGAAGTCTATATCTTGATTGGACCGGAAGGGGGGCTTGAGGTCCAGGAGGTTGCCCGGGCCTGTGCCCAGGGGTTCCGTCCGGTTACCCTGGGACCGCGCATCCTGCGTACCGAGACAGCCGGTCCCGCCGTGCTGACCATGGTTTTATACCATTTTGGGGAATTGGGATAA
- a CDS encoding histidine triad nucleotide-binding protein: MQDCLFCKIISKEIPAEIVYEDDRTLAFKDIRPAAPAHILVIPKKHIPTLVDLQAEDVELMGHIVLTASRLADKLGVSEEGFRLVSNCKEAGGQTVFHIHFHLIGGRQMQWPPG, from the coding sequence GTGCAAGATTGTCTCTTTTGTAAAATTATTTCCAAGGAAATACCGGCTGAAATTGTTTATGAGGATGATCGGACGCTGGCTTTTAAGGATATTCGTCCCGCCGCTCCCGCTCATATTTTGGTCATTCCCAAAAAACATATACCCACTCTGGTGGATTTACAAGCTGAGGACGTTGAGCTTATGGGTCATATTGTGTTGACTGCTTCCAGGTTGGCCGATAAATTGGGTGTAAGCGAAGAAGGTTTCCGTTTGGTTTCCAATTGCAAAGAAGCGGGGGGGCAAACGGTATTCCATATTCACTTTCACTTGATCGGGGGAAGGCAAATGCAATGGCCCCCGGGTTAG
- the grpE gene encoding nucleotide exchange factor GrpE: MTKEKIQEQSKETLQSAEQAVESESYIDAAEDAKEQQDGNGQSAETDDPVELKRRLADKSAESEEYYNRMVRLQADYDNLRRRSRLEREELLKYGSEQLIKAILPVLDNFERALASAGDGGEKFVSGVEMIHRQLKDVLNNEGVSPIPAVEEPFDPNLHDAVMQVEDSGKEENTIVEELRKGYFFKGKVIRPSMVKVAKS, translated from the coding sequence GTGACAAAAGAAAAAATTCAGGAACAGTCTAAAGAGACTTTGCAGTCAGCAGAGCAGGCCGTAGAGAGTGAGAGCTACATAGACGCAGCAGAGGACGCCAAAGAACAGCAGGATGGTAACGGCCAGTCCGCAGAAACCGATGATCCGGTGGAATTAAAGAGACGGTTGGCGGATAAAAGTGCTGAAAGTGAAGAGTACTACAACCGGATGGTCCGGCTGCAGGCAGATTATGACAACCTGCGCCGGCGCAGCCGTTTGGAGCGGGAAGAGCTGTTGAAATACGGATCCGAACAACTCATTAAAGCCATTCTTCCGGTTCTGGATAATTTTGAACGGGCCCTGGCTTCGGCAGGGGATGGGGGCGAAAAGTTTGTCAGCGGGGTGGAAATGATTCACCGTCAGCTAAAAGATGTTCTCAATAATGAAGGAGTAAGCCCGATTCCCGCTGTGGAGGAGCCCTTTGATCCAAACCTTCATGATGCGGTGATGCAGGTGGAGGACTCCGGGAAAGAGGAAAACACCATTGTAGAAGAACTAAGGAAGGGCTACTTTTTTAAAGGAAAAGTTATCCGGCCGTCCATGGTTAAGGTAGCAAAATCTTAA
- the mtaB gene encoding tRNA (N(6)-L-threonylcarbamoyladenosine(37)-C(2))-methylthiotransferase MtaB, translated as MVKTAAIYTLGCKVNQYESSSIGDLFRRAGYQLLNFDRPADVYVINTCTVTHLGDRKSRQMIRRAIKQNPQAVIAVTGCYAQTAPGKVLEIPGVDLVIGTRDRGSIVTLVESCRKGGKPVNAVQDIMQRADFEELPIPVDQGKTRAFLKIQEGCNSYCSYCIIPYARGPVRSRLPENVLSSARELIEQGFREIVLTGIHIGAYGQDFAERQKDLAWLVEQLAVIPGLRRLRLGSVEPHDINFALIQAVAAHPNVCRHLHIPLQSGDDRILNRMKRRYNSHEFERLITVIYDNIEGVAITSDVIVGFPGETEKNYQNTLRMVTRAKFAGIHVFKYSPRQGTPAAEFDDQVSPEEKEERSRRLIRLGQSLAAEFAAGQIDKDLEVLVEQPFEQDDRLLEGHTDTYLKVLFPGSPSLKGEMVKVHILGTDGAILKGTII; from the coding sequence GTGGTCAAAACCGCCGCCATATACACCCTTGGCTGCAAGGTAAACCAATATGAATCCTCGTCCATTGGCGACCTGTTTCGCCGGGCCGGGTACCAGCTTCTGAACTTTGACCGGCCGGCAGATGTTTATGTCATCAATACCTGTACCGTAACCCATCTGGGAGACCGCAAATCCAGGCAAATGATCCGGCGCGCCATTAAACAAAATCCCCAGGCAGTCATCGCCGTAACGGGATGCTACGCGCAAACCGCCCCGGGCAAAGTGCTGGAGATACCGGGGGTTGATTTGGTCATTGGCACCCGGGACCGCGGCAGCATTGTCACACTGGTGGAGTCCTGCCGGAAAGGCGGGAAACCGGTCAATGCGGTGCAGGATATCATGCAAAGGGCGGATTTTGAGGAGTTGCCCATTCCAGTGGATCAGGGCAAAACCAGGGCCTTCCTGAAGATTCAGGAGGGATGCAACAGCTATTGCTCCTACTGCATTATTCCCTATGCCCGGGGCCCCGTACGAAGCCGCCTGCCGGAAAATGTTTTGTCTTCGGCCCGGGAACTGATTGAACAGGGCTTCCGGGAAATTGTGCTGACGGGAATTCATATTGGGGCCTACGGCCAGGATTTTGCAGAGCGGCAGAAGGATTTGGCCTGGCTGGTGGAGCAGTTGGCGGTGATTCCAGGACTCCGGAGACTGAGGTTAGGCTCTGTGGAACCCCATGACATCAACTTTGCCCTTATTCAAGCCGTGGCTGCTCACCCCAATGTTTGCCGCCATCTGCACATCCCCCTGCAAAGCGGGGATGACCGTATTCTGAACCGGATGAAACGGCGGTATAATTCCCATGAATTTGAACGGTTGATTACGGTGATTTACGATAATATTGAGGGAGTAGCCATTACCAGCGATGTGATTGTGGGATTTCCCGGCGAGACGGAAAAAAACTATCAAAACACCCTGAGAATGGTCACCAGGGCCAAGTTTGCGGGGATTCATGTGTTTAAATATTCACCCCGCCAGGGAACGCCGGCGGCGGAATTCGACGATCAGGTCTCCCCGGAGGAAAAGGAAGAGCGCAGCCGGCGGCTGATCCGGTTGGGTCAGAGTCTGGCGGCTGAATTTGCTGCCGGGCAGATTGACAAGGACCTGGAGGTACTGGTAGAACAGCCCTTTGAACAGGATGACCGTTTATTGGAGGGGCATACCGATACCTATTTAAAAGTTCTTTTTCCGGGCAGCCCTTCTTTAAAGGGTGAGATGGTTAAAGTACATATTCTAGGGACGGACGGAGCCATACTAAAGGGTACAATTATTTAA